One stretch of Rhodoferax lithotrophicus DNA includes these proteins:
- a CDS encoding F0F1 ATP synthase subunit delta: MAELATIARPYAEALYKASTSDAFAALTWLDEFACVSAQAQLQQFADSPKATNEQVYAVISGVMKSALDSHAQNFIRTVIANNRLAFVPEIAVQFRALVNDKSGSSDAVIYSAFPMDGAALVDAAKVLEKRFARKLNVSVELQPELIGGIRVVVGDEVLDTSVKARLEQMKMALTA, encoded by the coding sequence ATGGCTGAACTCGCCACTATTGCCCGTCCCTACGCCGAAGCTTTGTATAAAGCAAGCACATCTGATGCGTTTGCTGCGCTGACTTGGCTTGATGAGTTTGCCTGTGTATCAGCGCAAGCTCAATTGCAGCAATTTGCTGACAGTCCCAAGGCGACCAACGAACAGGTGTACGCAGTTATTTCCGGTGTGATGAAGTCTGCACTGGATAGCCATGCGCAAAACTTTATTCGAACCGTGATTGCCAACAACCGTCTGGCTTTTGTGCCAGAGATTGCGGTGCAGTTCCGGGCGCTGGTCAATGACAAAAGCGGCTCTAGCGATGCCGTGATTTACAGCGCTTTCCCTATGGATGGCGCAGCATTGGTTGATGCGGCCAAAGTGCTGGAAAAACGTTTTGCACGTAAGCTCAATGTGTCAGTTGAGTTGCAGCCTGAGCTCATTGGTGGCATCAGGGTGGTCGTGGGTGACGAAGTTCTTGACACATCCGTCAAGGCCCGTTTGGAACAAATGAAAATGGCACTGACGGCTTGA
- a CDS encoding F0F1 ATP synthase subunit B, whose protein sequence is MSINATFFAQMAVFFMLVVFTMKFVWPPIAKALDDRAQKIADGLAAADKAKAELSSANKRVEDELVKSRTETATRLADAERRALSIIEEAKVKATDEGNKIVAAAKAEAEQQTVKAREALREQVAALAVKGAEQILRKEVNAGVHADLLSRLKTEL, encoded by the coding sequence GTGAGTATTAACGCAACATTCTTCGCGCAAATGGCGGTGTTTTTCATGTTGGTGGTTTTCACGATGAAATTCGTGTGGCCACCGATAGCCAAAGCACTTGACGACCGCGCACAGAAAATCGCAGACGGCCTGGCTGCTGCAGACAAGGCCAAAGCAGAACTTTCATCCGCTAACAAGCGTGTGGAGGATGAATTGGTCAAGTCACGTACAGAAACCGCCACCCGTTTGGCGGATGCAGAACGTCGTGCCTTGTCCATCATTGAAGAGGCAAAAGTCAAAGCCACTGACGAAGGCAACAAGATTGTTGCTGCCGCCAAGGCTGAAGCCGAGCAGCAAACCGTTAAAGCCCGTGAGGCCTTGCGTGAGCAAGTAGCTGCACTCGCTGTTAAAGGTGCCGAACAGATTCTCCGCAAGGAAGTCAATGCTGGCGTGCATGCAGATTTGTTGTCTCGTTTAAAGACTGAGCTTTAA
- the atpE gene encoding F0F1 ATP synthase subunit C: MENVLGLVALAAGLIIGLGAVGACIGIGIMGSKYLEAAARQPELMNELQTKMFLLAGLIDAAFLIGVGIAMMFAFANPFVLK; encoded by the coding sequence ATGGAAAACGTTCTTGGTTTGGTGGCATTGGCTGCTGGTTTGATCATTGGTCTGGGTGCTGTTGGTGCTTGTATCGGTATCGGCATCATGGGTAGCAAATACCTTGAAGCTGCTGCTCGTCAACCAGAGTTGATGAACGAATTGCAAACCAAAATGTTCTTGCTGGCTGGTTTGATTGACGCTGCGTTCCTGATTGGTGTTGGTATCGCAATGATGTTTGCGTTCGCTAACCCCTTCGTGTTGAAATAA
- the atpB gene encoding F0F1 ATP synthase subunit A: MAAEEHAVKQGLTAGDYIGHHLHHLQTGKQSGVIDFSVFNLDSIFWSVLLGVVGLFFMWRVAKSVTAGVPGRMQAAVEILLEMVDTQAKGIIHNAESRKFVGPLALTVFMWVFLLNSMDFLPVDLIPLIWEVIYGAMGHDTAHAYMRVVPTADLSTTLAMSTSVLLVCLYYNVKIKGAGGWAHELVTAPFGTSKNPLFALILGVLNFSMQLIEFTAKTVSHGMRLFGNMYAGELVFMLIALMGAVGFGSATGVALWLGHVVAGTGWAIFHILIVALQAFIFMMLTLVYVGQAHDHH, encoded by the coding sequence ATGGCTGCTGAAGAACACGCTGTAAAACAAGGTCTCACTGCGGGTGACTACATTGGTCACCATTTGCATCATTTGCAAACGGGGAAGCAATCAGGTGTGATCGATTTTTCGGTTTTCAACCTTGATTCCATTTTTTGGTCAGTTCTGCTGGGTGTTGTTGGTTTGTTTTTTATGTGGCGTGTAGCCAAAAGTGTTACGGCAGGTGTTCCGGGTCGTATGCAGGCGGCTGTGGAAATTCTGCTTGAGATGGTGGATACCCAGGCTAAAGGCATTATTCATAATGCTGAATCGCGCAAATTTGTAGGTCCATTGGCGTTGACTGTGTTCATGTGGGTGTTTTTGCTCAATTCAATGGACTTCTTGCCTGTTGATCTGATTCCCCTGATTTGGGAAGTTATTTACGGTGCTATGGGTCACGATACTGCGCATGCCTATATGCGTGTGGTTCCCACTGCTGATTTGTCCACTACGCTGGCTATGTCTACATCGGTGTTATTGGTTTGTTTGTATTACAACGTCAAGATCAAAGGTGCGGGTGGTTGGGCGCATGAATTGGTGACAGCTCCATTTGGCACCAGCAAAAATCCTTTATTTGCACTTATTCTGGGTGTGTTGAATTTCAGCATGCAACTGATTGAATTCACTGCTAAAACAGTCTCGCATGGCATGCGGTTGTTTGGCAATATGTACGCTGGTGAGTTGGTGTTCATGCTGATTGCGCTGATGGGTGCGGTTGGTTTTGGTTCGGCCACTGGCGTTGCATTGTGGTTGGGTCATGTGGTGGCGGGTACGGGTTGGGCAATCTTTCACATTTTGATTGTTGCTTTGCAGGCCTTCATTTTCATGATGTTGACCCTGGTGTATGTGGGCCAAGCTCACGACCATCACTAA
- a CDS encoding ATP synthase subunit I encodes MYMVTIPPSIARRSGFDDESDFSPLSREQAQALVKAHPVVSPWWVVLGQVVVGLVIVALAWAVFGVNVARSVACGSIAVVVPAALFARGLTSQFARINPGAAVISFFVWELVKIVVTLSMLYAAHRLVKDLSWPAMLVGLVVTIKVYWLALAFKRKEKPVQFIHGEHLPHGKSN; translated from the coding sequence ATGTACATGGTGACAATACCACCTTCAATAGCGCGGAGATCAGGGTTTGACGATGAGTCAGATTTTTCCCCGTTGTCTCGTGAGCAGGCGCAGGCGCTTGTGAAAGCCCATCCGGTGGTATCGCCATGGTGGGTGGTTTTGGGGCAAGTTGTTGTGGGCTTGGTGATTGTTGCTTTAGCGTGGGCTGTGTTTGGTGTCAATGTTGCCAGATCAGTCGCTTGTGGCTCAATTGCTGTAGTGGTTCCTGCGGCATTGTTTGCGCGTGGTTTGACGAGTCAGTTTGCTCGTATCAACCCGGGTGCGGCGGTGATCAGCTTCTTTGTATGGGAGTTGGTCAAGATTGTGGTGACGTTGAGCATGCTTTATGCGGCTCATCGTTTGGTGAAGGATCTGAGTTGGCCGGCCATGCTGGTTGGCTTGGTTGTCACTATTAAGGTGTATTGGTTGGCTCTGGCGTTTAAGCGCAAGGAAAAACCAGTTCAATTCATTCATGGCGAACATTTGCCTCACGGTAAAAGTAACTGA
- a CDS encoding HP0495 family protein, with amino-acid sequence MTTPPPNTEQASLITYPCQFPIKVMGLKVEGMVHAITHIAQQFDPSFDAGTIELRESKGGKYLGVTITVNTTSREQLDEIYRTLSTHPMVKVVL; translated from the coding sequence ATGACCACCCCCCCACCCAACACTGAACAAGCTTCCCTGATCACCTACCCGTGCCAATTTCCGATCAAAGTCATGGGACTCAAGGTCGAAGGCATGGTGCATGCCATCACCCACATCGCCCAGCAATTTGATCCCAGCTTTGATGCTGGCACCATCGAATTGCGTGAGAGCAAAGGCGGCAAATACCTGGGTGTCACCATCACCGTGAATACCACCTCCAGGGAACAACTCGACGAAATTTACCGAACACTGTCCACCCACCCCATGGTCAAGGTGGTACTTTGA
- the lipB gene encoding lipoyl(octanoyl) transferase LipB: MNLNPKFLGLVDYEPTYTAMQAFTATRTEVTPDELWICEHLPVYTQGLAGKKEHIFNPGHIPVVQTNRGGQVTYHGPGQVVAYPLLDLKRAGYFVKEYVYRIEEAVIRTLLHFGVTGHRVAGAPGIYVRLDDPASHALLPQRPMKIVKTPDARSELFPDAAGPTPGSSAITPAVHHQASPNFTGLGKIGALGIKVSRNCTYHGVALNVAMDLEPYSRINPCGYQGLQTVDLSTIGTHASWQEVADVFSQKLATYLAP; this comes from the coding sequence GTGAACCTGAATCCAAAATTTTTGGGGCTTGTAGACTACGAGCCCACCTACACCGCCATGCAGGCGTTTACCGCCACACGCACAGAAGTCACCCCCGATGAGCTCTGGATTTGTGAGCACTTACCGGTTTATACACAGGGTCTGGCAGGCAAAAAAGAACATATTTTCAACCCCGGCCATATTCCCGTGGTGCAAACCAACCGGGGTGGCCAAGTGACCTACCATGGACCCGGCCAAGTGGTGGCTTACCCGCTGCTGGATCTCAAACGCGCTGGCTACTTTGTCAAAGAATATGTCTATCGTATTGAAGAAGCCGTGATCCGCACGCTGCTGCACTTTGGTGTAACCGGCCACCGGGTGGCTGGTGCGCCGGGAATTTATGTGCGGCTGGATGACCCGGCTTCACATGCGCTGTTGCCACAGCGGCCAATGAAAATCGTCAAAACTCCGGATGCGCGATCCGAGCTGTTCCCTGACGCAGCCGGGCCCACCCCCGGCTCTTCGGCCATTACGCCTGCTGTTCACCACCAAGCTAGCCCCAACTTCACCGGCCTGGGAAAAATTGGCGCTTTAGGCATCAAAGTCAGCCGCAACTGCACCTACCACGGCGTTGCGCTGAATGTGGCCATGGATCTGGAACCCTACTCGAGAATCAACCCCTGTGGCTACCAGGGCCTGCAAACGGTGGATCTTTCTACAATCGGCACCCACGCCAGCTGGCAAGAGGTGGCCGATGTGTTCAGCCAAAAACTCGCCACCTACCTGGCCCCCTGA
- the lipA gene encoding lipoyl synthase, with product MTTPPSTNPTVHEAQSQEDYNPSAKQKSAAKLSRIPIKVIPGEILRKPEWIRVKAGSPSTRFYEIKDTLRANKLVTVCEEASCPNIGECFGKGTATFMIMGDKCTRRCPFCDVGHGRPDPLDASEPTSLARTIAQLKLKYVVITSVDRDDLRDGGAGHFVACIQAIREQSPHTQIEVLVPDFRGRDDRALEIFKAAPPDVMNHNLETIPRLYKEARPGSDYQFSLNLLKKFKALHPDVPTKSGLMVGLGETDDEILQTMQDMRDHGINMLTIGQYLAPSTAHLTVKRYVHPDVFKMFETKAYEMGFSHAAVGAMVRSSYHADVQAGHALGQTT from the coding sequence ATGACCACACCCCCAAGCACCAACCCGACCGTGCACGAAGCTCAGTCGCAAGAAGACTACAACCCCTCAGCCAAACAAAAGTCAGCCGCCAAACTGTCTCGTATACCAATCAAAGTGATACCGGGCGAAATTTTGCGCAAGCCCGAGTGGATTCGTGTCAAGGCCGGCAGCCCCAGCACCCGCTTTTACGAAATCAAAGACACGCTGCGCGCCAACAAACTTGTCACCGTGTGTGAAGAAGCCAGCTGCCCCAACATTGGTGAATGCTTTGGCAAAGGTACCGCCACCTTCATGATCATGGGCGACAAATGTACCCGGCGCTGCCCGTTTTGTGATGTCGGCCATGGCCGCCCCGACCCGCTGGATGCCAGCGAACCCACCAGCCTGGCTCGCACCATTGCCCAGCTCAAACTCAAATACGTGGTGATCACCAGCGTGGATCGTGACGACCTGCGCGACGGCGGTGCCGGGCACTTTGTCGCCTGCATCCAGGCCATCCGCGAACAATCACCCCACACCCAAATCGAGGTGCTGGTTCCCGACTTCCGGGGCCGTGACGACCGTGCGCTGGAGATTTTCAAAGCTGCCCCGCCCGACGTGATGAACCACAACCTGGAAACCATCCCGCGCCTGTACAAAGAAGCGCGCCCCGGCTCGGACTACCAATTCAGCCTGAACCTGCTGAAAAAATTCAAGGCCCTGCACCCCGACGTGCCGACCAAAAGCGGCTTGATGGTCGGCCTGGGTGAAACCGACGACGAAATCCTGCAAACCATGCAAGACATGCGTGACCACGGCATCAACATGCTGACCATTGGCCAGTACCTCGCACCCAGCACCGCCCACCTGACAGTCAAGCGCTACGTGCACCCGGATGTGTTCAAGATGTTCGAGACCAAGGCCTACGAGATGGGTTTCAGCCACGCCGCCGTGGGTGCCATGGTGCGCAGCAGCTACCACGCCGACGTGCAGGCTGGCCATGCCCTGGGCCAGACCACTTGA
- a CDS encoding DEAD/DEAH box helicase: protein MPSFSNSNSLWLDLASLVQQCDTATYTRGLELYRNQRVLDLSIEPMKDVWLLMGDVQGTARHPYEVSIEVKRGPNGRVLEWDSDCTCPVGYQCKHGVALMIKAAYKGQQILGETMRPGRTATAEELEAQRQADLAKRQAEAKLEAERTVLSWLDDLDRQSAKTPDPTQRKVSTERHEQFLYLLNISAPQSASPQLTLEAVVSYPKVTGGWAKAKQLKFEPERGQPIFDLASDADHDVLQLMRAMRNVASNYFYSYGVKSRVILEGKFGVQTLELAASTGRLFVGDNKGQPVTPVVWGPPLDVRWQWNEVAKLADQDSAWTLRPMLSKANAKLCLNNPPLYLDSHKGVCGLAHVEGMSMGQIGVLLKTPPLKTEALKTHQAKLVERLGPVPMPPVLEQLKTLKGITPKACLHLTPVPAQDVPEDGLMLATLRFDYAGHRGWWVGQGSTVLVDDAQGRCLLHRDPPAELETITLLAELNLVAHGDGVFGMESDSNQEQWLIWADTDYAELRQAGFEITLDDALTGWIQRGEALNVNLQAQGDDEATSPWFDLSLGMEINGQRHNILPLLPELIKVAAKSPRDATTGLPELPPFVYLPAPTGGFIRLPTDNLKPWLGALLELVDDRSHDFSGDSLKLSRLDAMRTTASLGEGAVWQGAQHLRDMVQRLSGRAELPDVALPDTVHATLRPYQQHGVNWLQFLREYGLAGILADDMGLGKTLQTLAHIQIEKDAGRLTHPALIIAPVSLMGNWKREAERFCPGLRSLVHHGQDRHDSADSMAEHDIVIAPYSLLHRDRERWLEAQWHLVVLDEAQNIKNAATNAAQVASELKARHRLCLSGTPMENNLGEIWSLFHFLMPGFLGSQKRFQELFRNPIEKQGDPEALHQLRARVTPFMLRRTKALVANELPPKVETVMRVELSGKQADLYETIRLGMEKTVREALDSKGLAKSQITILDALLKLRQVCCDPHLLKLDAAKKVKTSAKLDQLMEMLPEMLAEGRRILLFSQFTSMLTLIEAELQKRGIAWAKLTGQSQKRDELIERFTSGEVPLFLISLKAGGVGLNLPQADTVIHFDPWWNPAVEAQATGRAHRIGQTQSVWVVKLVAQGTIEERILALQERKAALAESMYSGSVGRKQPLFSESDLAELLKPLSI, encoded by the coding sequence ATGCCCAGTTTTTCAAATTCAAACAGCCTCTGGCTTGACTTGGCCTCCCTGGTGCAGCAGTGTGATACCGCCACCTACACCCGCGGCCTGGAGCTGTACCGCAACCAGCGCGTGCTCGACCTGTCGATCGAGCCCATGAAAGACGTGTGGCTGCTGATGGGTGATGTGCAAGGCACGGCGCGGCATCCGTATGAGGTGTCGATCGAAGTCAAACGTGGCCCCAATGGCCGGGTGCTGGAGTGGGACAGCGACTGCACCTGCCCGGTCGGCTACCAGTGCAAACACGGCGTGGCGCTGATGATCAAGGCCGCCTACAAGGGCCAGCAAATTCTGGGCGAAACCATGCGCCCAGGCCGCACCGCCACCGCCGAAGAACTGGAGGCGCAGCGCCAGGCCGATCTGGCCAAACGCCAGGCCGAGGCCAAGCTGGAGGCTGAACGCACGGTGTTGAGCTGGCTCGACGATCTGGACCGCCAAAGCGCCAAAACCCCTGATCCGACCCAGCGCAAAGTCTCCACCGAACGGCACGAACAGTTTTTGTACCTGCTCAATATCTCCGCCCCCCAAAGCGCCAGCCCACAACTGACACTGGAGGCGGTGGTGTCTTACCCCAAGGTCACCGGGGGCTGGGCCAAGGCCAAGCAACTCAAGTTTGAACCCGAACGCGGCCAACCCATTTTTGACCTGGCCAGTGATGCCGACCACGATGTGCTGCAACTCATGCGTGCCATGCGCAACGTGGCCAGCAACTACTTTTACAGCTACGGCGTGAAATCGCGCGTCATCCTGGAAGGCAAATTTGGAGTCCAGACGCTGGAGCTGGCCGCCAGCACCGGCCGCCTGTTTGTTGGTGACAACAAAGGCCAGCCCGTCACCCCGGTGGTCTGGGGGCCACCGTTGGACGTGCGCTGGCAATGGAACGAGGTCGCCAAACTGGCCGATCAAGACTCGGCATGGACACTGCGCCCCATGCTCAGCAAAGCCAACGCCAAACTGTGCCTGAACAACCCGCCGCTGTACCTGGACAGCCACAAAGGCGTTTGTGGACTGGCGCATGTTGAAGGCATGAGCATGGGCCAGATCGGTGTGCTGCTGAAAACCCCACCGCTGAAAACCGAAGCCCTCAAAACCCACCAGGCCAAGCTGGTGGAGCGCCTGGGCCCGGTGCCCATGCCGCCGGTGCTGGAACAGCTCAAAACCCTCAAAGGCATCACACCCAAAGCCTGCCTGCACTTGACACCGGTGCCTGCGCAAGACGTGCCCGAGGACGGCCTGATGCTGGCCACCCTGCGCTTTGACTATGCCGGCCACCGCGGCTGGTGGGTCGGCCAGGGCAGCACCGTGCTGGTGGACGATGCACAGGGCCGCTGCCTGCTGCACCGCGACCCACCAGCCGAGCTGGAAACCATCACCCTGCTGGCGGAACTGAATCTGGTCGCGCATGGCGACGGTGTCTTTGGTATGGAGAGCGACTCCAACCAAGAGCAGTGGCTGATCTGGGCCGACACCGACTACGCCGAGCTGCGCCAGGCCGGTTTTGAGATCACACTCGACGACGCGCTCACCGGCTGGATCCAGCGCGGCGAAGCCCTGAACGTGAACCTGCAAGCGCAGGGTGATGACGAGGCCACCTCGCCCTGGTTTGACCTGTCGCTCGGCATGGAAATCAACGGCCAGCGACACAACATCCTGCCGCTGTTGCCCGAGCTGATCAAAGTAGCCGCCAAAAGCCCGCGTGATGCCACCACCGGCCTGCCCGAGCTGCCGCCCTTTGTCTACCTGCCCGCGCCCACCGGCGGCTTCATCCGCCTGCCCACCGACAACCTGAAACCCTGGCTCGGGGCCCTGCTGGAACTGGTCGACGACCGCAGCCATGACTTCTCTGGCGACAGCCTGAAACTCTCGCGCCTGGATGCCATGCGCACCACCGCCAGCCTGGGCGAAGGCGCGGTATGGCAAGGGGCGCAGCATCTGCGCGACATGGTGCAACGCCTGAGCGGACGCGCCGAACTGCCTGACGTGGCGCTACCCGACACCGTGCACGCCACCTTGCGACCCTACCAGCAGCACGGCGTGAACTGGCTGCAATTCTTGCGTGAATACGGCCTGGCCGGCATCCTGGCTGACGACATGGGCCTGGGCAAAACCCTGCAAACCCTGGCCCACATCCAGATCGAAAAAGATGCCGGCCGCCTGACCCATCCGGCGCTGATCATTGCGCCGGTGAGCCTGATGGGCAACTGGAAACGCGAGGCCGAGCGCTTCTGCCCCGGCCTGCGCAGCCTGGTGCACCATGGTCAGGACCGCCATGACAGCGCCGACAGCATGGCCGAGCACGACATCGTCATCGCCCCTTATTCCCTGCTGCACCGCGACCGCGAACGCTGGCTGGAGGCCCAGTGGCATCTGGTGGTGCTGGACGAAGCGCAAAACATCAAAAACGCCGCCACCAACGCCGCCCAGGTGGCCAGCGAGCTCAAGGCCCGGCACCGCCTGTGCCTGTCCGGCACACCGATGGAAAACAACCTGGGCGAGATCTGGAGCTTGTTCCACTTTTTGATGCCCGGCTTTCTGGGCAGCCAAAAGCGCTTTCAGGAGCTGTTTCGCAACCCCATTGAAAAACAGGGCGACCCCGAAGCGCTGCACCAGTTGCGTGCCCGCGTCACCCCCTTCATGCTGCGCCGTACCAAGGCGCTGGTGGCCAACGAACTGCCGCCCAAGGTGGAAACCGTGATGCGCGTCGAGCTGTCGGGCAAGCAGGCCGACCTGTACGAAACCATTCGCTTGGGCATGGAAAAAACCGTGCGCGAAGCGCTTGACTCCAAAGGCCTGGCCAAATCACAAATCACCATTCTCGACGCGCTGCTCAAGCTGCGCCAGGTCTGCTGCGACCCGCATCTGCTCAAGCTTGATGCCGCCAAAAAAGTCAAAACCTCGGCCAAGCTCGATCAACTGATGGAGATGCTGCCCGAGATGCTGGCCGAGGGGCGGCGCATTCTGCTGTTCTCGCAATTCACCAGCATGCTAACCCTGATTGAGGCCGAGCTGCAAAAACGCGGCATCGCCTGGGCCAAACTCACCGGTCAAAGCCAGAAACGCGACGAGCTGATTGAACGCTTTACCAGCGGTGAAGTGCCGCTGTTTCTGATCAGCCTGAAAGCCGGTGGTGTCGGCCTGAACCTGCCACAAGCCGACACCGTGATCCACTTCGACCCCTGGTGGAACCCGGCGGTAGAAGCCCAGGCCACCGGCCGCGCCCACCGCATTGGCCAGACGCAAAGTGTCTGGGTGGTCAAGCTGGTGGCGCAAGGCACGATTGAAGAGCGCATCCTGGCCCTGCAAGAGCGCAAAGCCGCTCTGGCCGAAAGCATGTACAGCGGCTCGGTCGGCCGCAAACAGCCGCTGTTTTCTGAGAGTGATTTGGCGGAACTGCTTAAGCCACTATCTATTTAA
- a CDS encoding CCXG family PEP-CTERM protein, which yields MKKILSALSLALVAGVASASTIQIQTGAYSGSGSFASASEYQAAVNSAVSAIGATSTFVSSFENLPIALNNGALKATLNFGVSTAGVWDFRAGVDFGKGGAVYLDGVAMASKSNDMWWSGNYNNPSQFFSITKDITVGNHSLTIYGIENCCSGNQQVQFKAAGSSSFVSFGNTDGLVAAVPEPETYAMLLAGLGLMGAAVKRRKVKQA from the coding sequence ATGAAAAAAATCCTTTCCGCCCTTTCCTTGGCACTCGTAGCGGGCGTTGCCAGTGCCAGTACCATCCAGATTCAAACAGGTGCCTATTCCGGCAGCGGTTCATTTGCCAGCGCCAGCGAATACCAGGCGGCTGTGAATTCGGCGGTTTCGGCCATCGGTGCGACTTCTACTTTTGTCTCCAGCTTTGAAAATCTTCCGATTGCCTTGAACAATGGGGCACTGAAAGCGACTCTAAATTTTGGTGTATCAACTGCTGGGGTATGGGATTTCCGCGCAGGCGTTGACTTTGGTAAAGGCGGTGCGGTATATCTCGACGGCGTTGCAATGGCTTCCAAAAGCAACGACATGTGGTGGAGTGGAAACTACAACAATCCCAGTCAGTTTTTCAGCATTACGAAAGACATCACTGTAGGTAACCACTCGCTGACCATTTACGGCATTGAAAACTGCTGCTCTGGAAATCAGCAGGTACAGTTCAAGGCTGCTGGCAGTTCTTCATTCGTCTCTTTTGGCAATACCGATGGTTTGGTTGCGGCGGTTCCAGAACCTGAGACTTACGCCATGTTGTTGGCCGGTCTAGGTCTGATGGGTGCGGCGGTTAAACGCCGCAAGGTCAAGCAAGCTTAA
- a CDS encoding LysE family translocator, with translation MATADHGGWHGWFAAVVDAGFLNHNASHPPTNTAHTMEIALTLLPILAVLAIGVISPGPSFILVARTAVAVSRSAAMSAALGMAAGATLLAVAALLGLSALLHQIPSAYLALKLIGGLYLLYLAYQTWCGASTPIRMGNGTAATPQSLLRHFGLAAATMLSNPKAAVQYGVIFAAMLPAAPSQALTAALPVGVFMLEAAWYLVVALALSAAKPREAYIRTKFTIDRTVGVVLSVLGVKLLLSSR, from the coding sequence GTGGCGACCGCTGACCATGGCGGTTGGCATGGCTGGTTTGCGGCGGTAGTGGATGCCGGTTTTTTGAATCACAATGCCTCCCATCCCCCCACAAACACCGCCCACACCATGGAAATAGCCCTCACCCTGCTCCCGATCCTTGCCGTGCTTGCCATTGGCGTGATCAGCCCCGGCCCCAGCTTCATTCTGGTTGCACGCACGGCGGTGGCGGTGTCTCGCAGTGCGGCGATGTCGGCCGCCTTGGGGATGGCCGCCGGAGCCACGCTGCTGGCCGTTGCGGCCTTGCTTGGGCTCAGCGCGCTGTTGCATCAGATTCCGTCGGCTTACCTGGCGCTCAAGCTCATCGGCGGGCTTTATCTGCTGTACCTCGCCTACCAGACTTGGTGCGGGGCGAGCACGCCCATCCGCATGGGCAACGGCACTGCCGCAACACCCCAGAGCCTGCTGCGTCACTTTGGGCTGGCGGCGGCCACCATGCTGAGCAACCCCAAGGCGGCGGTTCAATACGGGGTGATCTTCGCGGCCATGTTGCCCGCCGCGCCATCACAGGCCCTTACTGCGGCTTTGCCTGTGGGGGTCTTCATGCTTGAGGCCGCCTGGTACCTGGTGGTTGCGTTGGCGCTTTCTGCCGCCAAGCCGCGAGAGGCGTACATCCGCACCAAGTTCACCATCGACCGCACCGTGGGGGTGGTTTTGAGTGTCTTGGGGGTCAAGCTGCTGCTTTCGTCCAGGTAA
- a CDS encoding DUF2845 domain-containing protein, which produces MKIQLHTPLLALALFAFHTGPASAEVLQCKNHFINVGDLRASVMEKCGEPVAKDSFCKPTEPQTVPGNTTNTPVVVVTPCENVDEWTYNPGYGQFMTTVQFKAGKISAIKYGDRVK; this is translated from the coding sequence ATGAAAATCCAGCTTCATACCCCACTGCTTGCGCTAGCCCTGTTTGCGTTTCACACTGGCCCGGCATCAGCGGAGGTACTTCAGTGCAAGAACCATTTCATCAATGTAGGAGACCTGCGCGCCTCGGTCATGGAGAAGTGCGGGGAGCCGGTGGCGAAGGACTCCTTTTGCAAACCGACCGAGCCCCAAACGGTTCCAGGCAACACCACGAACACCCCGGTTGTTGTGGTGACCCCTTGCGAAAACGTCGATGAGTGGACCTACAACCCCGGCTACGGGCAATTCATGACCACCGTCCAGTTCAAAGCCGGAAAAATTTCTGCCATCAAATACGGTGATCGGGTGAAGTGA